In the Corynebacterium suedekumii genome, one interval contains:
- a CDS encoding alpha/beta fold hydrolase — translation MYLNPFYTPEVHGPYEMISIGRLELERGGVIEDCRLAVRTVGQLNEAKDNAILIPTWFTGTHQAWIDTYIGPEHALDPSRFFIVIVNQIGNGLSTSPHTTDDESIAMSRFPFVTIGDDVVAQEWLLREHFGITELFAVVGASMGAQQTYEWAVRFPDRVHRAAPIAGTAQNTPHDFLFTRVLLDAVTSDPGFNDGEYASNTDVVEGLGRHARVWGVMGLSTEWWKSGAWRALEFETPQQVVEGFLEPTFTALDPNSLVVMGRKWQHGDVALHTDGDLATALGRVTARVFVMPISEDMFFPVRDCATEADLIPGAELRVIDDVAGHFGLFGFVPEYMAQIDHHLGELFAV, via the coding sequence ATGTACCTCAACCCCTTCTACACCCCCGAGGTCCACGGCCCCTACGAGATGATCAGCATCGGCCGGCTCGAGCTCGAACGCGGCGGGGTGATCGAGGACTGCCGGCTGGCGGTGCGCACCGTCGGCCAGCTCAACGAGGCGAAGGACAACGCCATCCTCATCCCCACGTGGTTCACGGGGACGCACCAGGCGTGGATCGACACCTACATCGGGCCGGAGCATGCGCTGGATCCGTCGCGCTTCTTCATCGTCATCGTCAACCAGATCGGCAACGGGCTATCCACCTCCCCGCACACCACCGACGACGAGTCCATCGCCATGTCGCGGTTCCCCTTCGTCACCATCGGCGATGACGTGGTGGCCCAGGAATGGCTCCTGCGCGAGCACTTCGGCATCACGGAACTGTTCGCCGTCGTCGGCGCGTCCATGGGCGCGCAGCAGACCTACGAATGGGCCGTCCGCTTCCCGGACCGCGTCCACCGCGCCGCCCCCATCGCCGGCACCGCCCAGAACACCCCGCACGACTTCCTGTTCACCCGGGTGCTGCTCGACGCCGTCACCTCCGACCCCGGCTTCAACGACGGCGAGTACGCCTCGAACACCGACGTCGTCGAGGGTCTGGGGCGCCACGCCCGGGTGTGGGGAGTGATGGGCCTGTCCACCGAGTGGTGGAAGAGCGGGGCCTGGCGCGCGCTCGAGTTCGAGACCCCGCAGCAGGTGGTCGAGGGATTCCTCGAACCGACCTTCACCGCGCTGGACCCCAACTCGTTGGTGGTCATGGGCCGCAAGTGGCAGCACGGCGACGTCGCGCTCCACACCGACGGTGACCTCGCCACCGCCCTCGGCCGGGTGACCGCGAGGGTGTTCGTCATGCCCATCAGCGAGGACATGTTCTTCCCCGTCCGGGACTGCGCCACCGAGGCCGACCTGATCCCCGGCGCCGAGCTGCGCGTCATCGACGATGTGGCCGGTCACTTCGGGCTCTTCGGCTTCGTGCCCGAGTACATGGCCCAGATCGATCACCATCTCGGGGAGCTGTTCGCTGTGTAA
- a CDS encoding bifunctional RNase H/acid phosphatase, whose protein sequence is MSGKVLIYTDGGSRGNPGIAGSGTVVYSESGEVLREIVYVVGKKATNNVAEYHGMLRGLEAAADLGASVVEVRMDSKLVVEQMSGRWKIKHPAMQELAVQARRLMERFDAVTFTWVPRARNKEADHLSNVAMDAAAQGHAPGIVAEASSVEASLPGATSAEPAEETAAAEPAEDTANGTAGTPSHWTGATATPTRFVLLRHGQTTMNAARQYSGRTDTALTEVGVEQAQAAARLLGERGDIDVIVSSPLARCVQTAEAAGAVLGLEVEVIDDLIELDFGDWEGKTFDQAHEQDPELHDEWITDPAVCPPNGETLEALHRRIRNVRRDLVKRYEGKTILVVSHVTPIKSFLRQALDAGPQVFSRMFLDVASISVVEFYAEGARIGSCVRTFNETSHLR, encoded by the coding sequence GTGTCGGGGAAGGTGCTGATCTACACCGACGGCGGCTCCCGCGGCAATCCCGGCATCGCCGGCTCCGGCACCGTCGTCTACTCCGAGTCCGGTGAGGTCCTCCGCGAGATCGTCTACGTCGTGGGCAAGAAGGCCACGAACAACGTCGCCGAGTACCACGGCATGCTCCGTGGCCTCGAGGCCGCCGCCGACCTCGGTGCCAGTGTCGTCGAGGTCCGCATGGACTCCAAGCTCGTCGTCGAGCAGATGAGCGGCCGCTGGAAGATCAAGCACCCCGCCATGCAGGAACTCGCCGTCCAGGCCCGCCGCCTCATGGAGCGTTTCGACGCCGTCACCTTCACCTGGGTGCCGCGCGCCAGAAACAAGGAGGCTGACCACCTGTCCAACGTGGCGATGGACGCCGCCGCCCAGGGCCACGCGCCGGGCATCGTCGCCGAGGCGTCCTCGGTGGAGGCGTCGCTGCCGGGCGCCACATCTGCCGAGCCCGCCGAGGAGACCGCGGCTGCGGAACCGGCCGAGGACACCGCGAACGGCACCGCCGGGACCCCCTCCCACTGGACCGGCGCCACCGCCACCCCCACCCGCTTCGTCCTCCTGCGCCACGGCCAGACCACCATGAACGCCGCCCGCCAGTACTCCGGCCGCACCGACACCGCGCTCACCGAGGTGGGTGTCGAGCAGGCGCAGGCCGCGGCACGGCTGCTGGGGGAACGTGGTGACATCGACGTCATCGTCTCCTCCCCGCTGGCCCGCTGCGTGCAGACCGCCGAGGCCGCCGGGGCGGTCCTCGGGCTCGAGGTGGAGGTCATCGACGACCTCATCGAACTCGACTTCGGCGACTGGGAGGGCAAGACCTTCGACCAGGCACACGAGCAGGACCCCGAGCTCCACGACGAGTGGATCACCGACCCGGCGGTGTGCCCACCGAACGGGGAGACCCTGGAGGCCCTGCACCGCCGGATCCGCAACGTGCGCCGCGACCTGGTCAAGCGCTATGAGGGCAAGACCATCCTCGTGGTCAGCCACGTCACGCCGATCAAGTCGTTTCTCCGGCAGGCCCTGGACGCCGGCCCGCAGGTGTTCTCCCGGATGTTCCTGGACGTGGCGTCGATAAGCGTCGTCGAGTTCTACGCCGAGGGTGCCCGCATCGGGTCCTGCGTGCGGACCTTCAACGAGACCTCGCACCTGCGGTGA
- a CDS encoding zinc ribbon domain-containing protein: MKLDPTQQDILLDLATTERSLDVVGDSAFVTPEQKELDRLISEHARMRNAAGSAQMAVDDMEAEILRIQEDERRLRRRERDDKAQLAAETDPERRKDLEHDRYSAKSRIADLMGELTEAHNEIHALRNNRDVHGARLDDLARKIEVAERAAEAANAAHAELQNPVERVAELRSQLPADVLAEYDAQKKDSDVGAADFNGRTCGGCFIVLSGTDQKRIRNAPADELPQCPECGTYLIRKQA; the protein is encoded by the coding sequence ATGAAACTCGATCCCACCCAGCAGGACATCCTCCTCGACCTGGCCACCACCGAACGCTCCCTCGACGTGGTGGGCGACTCCGCCTTCGTCACGCCCGAGCAGAAGGAGCTCGACCGCCTCATCAGCGAGCACGCCCGCATGCGCAACGCCGCCGGCTCCGCCCAGATGGCCGTCGACGACATGGAGGCCGAGATCCTGCGCATCCAGGAGGACGAACGCAGGCTGCGCCGCCGCGAACGCGACGACAAGGCCCAGCTCGCCGCCGAGACCGACCCCGAGCGCCGCAAGGACCTCGAGCACGACCGCTACTCCGCCAAGTCGCGCATCGCCGACCTCATGGGCGAGCTCACCGAGGCCCACAACGAGATCCACGCCCTGCGCAACAACCGCGACGTCCACGGCGCCCGCCTCGACGACCTGGCCCGCAAGATCGAGGTCGCCGAGCGCGCCGCCGAGGCCGCCAACGCCGCCCACGCCGAGCTGCAGAACCCGGTGGAGCGCGTCGCGGAACTGCGCTCCCAGCTGCCCGCGGACGTGCTCGCCGAGTACGACGCCCAGAAGAAGGACTCCGACGTCGGCGCCGCCGACTTCAACGGCCGCACCTGCGGCGGCTGCTTCATCGTCCTGTCCGGCACCGACCAGAAGCGCATCCGCAACGCCCCCGCCGACGAGCTGCCCCAGTGCCCCGAATGCGGCACCTACCTCATCCGGAAGCAGGCCTGA
- a CDS encoding Nif3-like dinuclear metal center hexameric protein, with amino-acid sequence MKTVADIRSILDTAYPPHLAESWDAVGLICGDPSAEVTTVAFALDCTQAVAEEAVALGADMLVVHHPLLMRGVTSVAADTPKGKVIHTLIRGGVALFAAHTNADSARPGVNDRLAELVGITPGRPILPKDGAAMDKWGVHVPVDAAETVTAALFDAGAGHIGDYAECAFSWEGTGQFTPQDGANPTEGEIGVTHRGPERRVEFVAPASRRRDLITALRDAHPYEEPAFDIVELPDAAPVDQACGLGRIGRLPEPMTLREFTQQVADALPETAWGVRAAGDPEAMVQTVAVSSGSGDSFLDAVRGLGVDVYVTSDLRHHPVDEYLRAGGPPVIDTAHYASEFPWTAQVAGIVGDQAGVDTHVIDLRTDPWTLSAHPTRGE; translated from the coding sequence ATGAAGACCGTCGCCGACATCCGCTCGATCCTGGACACCGCCTACCCACCGCACCTGGCCGAGAGCTGGGACGCGGTCGGCCTGATCTGCGGCGACCCCTCGGCGGAGGTGACCACGGTCGCCTTCGCCCTCGACTGCACCCAGGCCGTCGCGGAGGAGGCCGTGGCCCTGGGTGCGGACATGCTCGTCGTCCACCACCCGCTGCTCATGCGCGGGGTCACCTCCGTGGCGGCGGACACCCCGAAGGGCAAGGTCATCCACACGCTCATCCGCGGTGGGGTCGCCCTGTTCGCCGCGCACACCAACGCCGATTCGGCCCGCCCGGGCGTCAATGACCGGCTCGCCGAGTTGGTGGGCATCACCCCGGGGCGTCCGATCCTGCCCAAGGACGGCGCCGCGATGGACAAGTGGGGCGTGCACGTCCCCGTCGACGCCGCCGAGACCGTCACCGCCGCGCTCTTCGACGCCGGCGCCGGCCACATCGGCGACTACGCCGAGTGCGCCTTCTCCTGGGAGGGCACCGGCCAGTTCACCCCGCAGGACGGCGCGAACCCCACCGAGGGCGAGATCGGGGTCACCCACCGCGGCCCCGAACGGCGGGTGGAGTTCGTGGCCCCCGCTTCTCGACGTCGCGACCTCATCACCGCCCTCCGCGACGCCCACCCCTACGAGGAGCCGGCCTTCGACATCGTCGAGCTGCCCGACGCCGCCCCAGTCGACCAGGCCTGCGGCCTCGGCCGGATCGGGCGACTGCCCGAGCCGATGACGTTGCGGGAGTTCACCCAGCAGGTCGCCGACGCCCTGCCTGAGACCGCCTGGGGTGTGCGCGCCGCCGGCGACCCGGAGGCGATGGTGCAGACCGTGGCCGTCAGCTCCGGCTCCGGCGACAGCTTCCTCGACGCCGTCCGCGGCCTCGGCGTGGACGTCTACGTCACCTCCGACCTGCGCCACCACCCCGTCGACGAGTACCTCCGCGCCGGCGGCCCGCCGGTGATCGACACCGCCCACTACGCCAGCGAGTTCCCCTGGACCGCGCAGGTGGCGGGCATCGTGGGGGACCAGGCGGGCGTCGACACGCACGTCATCGATCTCCGCACCGACCCCTGGACACTGTCCGCCCACCCCACCCGAGGAGAATAG
- a CDS encoding HAD hydrolase-like protein produces the protein MSILLLDVDGTLIDSFPGIRAGFLHTLDTLGWERPPEEFIARIPGPPMEVTLRSLGMSEEQAQEGLGIYLDYTAGGGWADATAFPGMLDLVRRWKGQGHTVATATSKGESFAEKILAREGFLEHIDFLGAAQEDGPRRSKSAVIDHVLASTGWDTATSDILMVGDRSHDIEGAAEHGIDTVAVTWGYGTPEEWATARATAHSPEELEGIVHDCFARGRLARG, from the coding sequence ATGAGCATTCTCCTGCTGGACGTCGACGGCACCCTCATCGATTCCTTCCCCGGCATCCGCGCCGGGTTCCTGCACACCCTGGACACCCTGGGGTGGGAGCGCCCCCCGGAGGAGTTCATCGCCCGGATCCCCGGCCCGCCGATGGAGGTGACGCTGCGCTCACTCGGCATGAGCGAGGAGCAGGCGCAGGAGGGGCTGGGCATCTACCTCGACTACACCGCCGGCGGCGGGTGGGCGGACGCCACCGCCTTCCCCGGCATGCTCGACCTGGTGCGACGCTGGAAGGGGCAGGGCCACACGGTGGCCACGGCGACGTCGAAAGGCGAGAGCTTCGCGGAGAAGATCCTGGCGCGGGAGGGTTTCCTCGAGCACATTGACTTCCTCGGGGCCGCACAGGAGGATGGCCCGCGGCGCTCCAAGTCGGCGGTGATCGACCACGTCCTGGCCTCCACCGGGTGGGACACCGCGACGTCCGATATCCTCATGGTCGGCGACCGCTCCCACGACATCGAGGGGGCGGCCGAGCACGGCATCGACACCGTCGCCGTCACCTGGGGCTACGGCACGCCCGAGGAATGGGCCACCGCCCGCGCCACCGCACACTCCCCCGAGGAACTGGAAGGTATCGTCCATGACTGCTTCGCCCGAGGCCGCCTCGCACGAGGATGA
- a CDS encoding low molecular weight protein-tyrosine-phosphatase: protein MTASPEAASHEDDRLHINFVCTGNICRSPMAEVIVRDAVEAAGLTDRVRVSSSGIGGWHVGQGADKRAVAELRSAGHDGSEHIAAQIGPDNLDADLLVALDTGHRSELIARGIDEDRVRLLRSFDPAAEEDASVADPYYGGPEGFTETRVQIEAAVDGILAWVNEQADEQVRAGLQR from the coding sequence ATGACTGCTTCGCCCGAGGCCGCCTCGCACGAGGATGACCGCCTGCACATCAACTTCGTGTGCACCGGCAACATCTGCCGCTCCCCCATGGCCGAGGTCATCGTCCGCGACGCCGTCGAGGCCGCCGGCCTGACCGACCGGGTCCGGGTGTCCTCCTCCGGGATCGGCGGCTGGCACGTGGGCCAGGGGGCCGACAAGCGCGCCGTCGCCGAACTACGCTCCGCCGGCCATGACGGCTCCGAGCACATCGCCGCCCAGATCGGCCCCGACAACCTCGACGCGGACCTGCTCGTCGCCCTGGACACCGGGCACCGTTCGGAACTCATCGCCCGCGGCATCGACGAGGACCGGGTGCGCCTGCTGCGCAGCTTCGACCCGGCAGCCGAGGAGGACGCCTCCGTCGCCGACCCCTACTACGGCGGCCCGGAGGGCTTCACCGAGACCCGCGTCCAGATCGAGGCCGCCGTCGACGGCATCCTCGCGTGGGTGAACGAGCAGGCGGACGAGCAGGTTCGGGCCGGCTTGCAGCGGTAG
- a CDS encoding SURF1 family cytochrome oxidase biogenesis protein, producing the protein MSERSSGSTATGRRKGWRSFLTPGWIIAVLTIIAFSYAAFSFLAPWQLNKDDDIVERNERIDAAFQTDPVPVTSVFGAAGEIEPNEEWSRVILQGRYLPEDEVILRLRPVESSPAYHALTPFQLDSGETILVNRGFSVPVEGQPDIEPAPTEPVTITGHARLNEPTPPSAPMTEAGFEQVYGINTEEISAITGTDLARDYLQLSEGQPGELRAIPVPKLDRGSHLSYGFQWIAFGIMAPIGLGYFIWAEIRERRRVRREEQELLDVPVDTTAGSGTQGDAGVDADAAVDEAPAAPARRRARYGDEQEDHYGKFARRSRERF; encoded by the coding sequence GTGAGTGAGCGCAGCAGTGGAAGCACCGCGACCGGCCGACGCAAAGGCTGGCGGTCCTTCCTCACGCCCGGATGGATCATCGCCGTGCTCACCATCATCGCGTTCTCCTACGCCGCCTTCTCCTTCCTGGCGCCGTGGCAGCTGAACAAGGACGATGACATCGTCGAACGCAACGAGCGTATCGACGCCGCCTTCCAGACCGACCCCGTCCCCGTCACCTCCGTCTTCGGTGCGGCCGGCGAGATCGAGCCCAACGAGGAATGGTCCCGCGTCATCCTCCAGGGCCGCTACCTGCCCGAGGACGAGGTCATCCTGCGCCTGCGCCCCGTCGAGTCCTCCCCCGCCTACCACGCGCTGACCCCCTTCCAGCTGGACTCCGGCGAGACGATCCTGGTCAACCGCGGTTTCTCCGTCCCCGTCGAGGGACAGCCCGACATCGAACCCGCCCCCACCGAACCGGTGACCATCACCGGGCACGCCCGCCTCAACGAGCCGACCCCACCCAGCGCGCCGATGACCGAGGCCGGCTTCGAGCAGGTCTACGGCATCAACACCGAGGAAATCTCCGCCATCACCGGCACCGACCTCGCCCGCGACTACCTCCAGCTCTCCGAGGGCCAGCCCGGCGAACTCCGCGCCATCCCCGTCCCCAAACTCGACCGCGGCTCCCACCTGTCCTACGGCTTCCAGTGGATCGCCTTCGGCATCATGGCGCCCATCGGCCTGGGCTACTTCATCTGGGCCGAGATCCGCGAACGCCGCCGCGTGCGCCGCGAGGAGCAGGAGCTTCTCGACGTCCCCGTGGACACCACCGCAGGCTCCGGCACTCAGGGTGATGCGGGGGTCGACGCCGACGCCGCAGTCGATGAGGCACCTGCCGCGCCCGCCCGCCGTCGCGCCCGTTACGGCGACGAGCAGGAGGACCACTACGGCAAGTTCGCCCGTCGTTCCCGCGAACGTTTCTGA
- a CDS encoding DUF3052 domain-containing protein: MTVLEVGWDDDCDSSISESIEAAIGEELLDEETDDLCDVVLLWWREDDGDLVDGLVDSLRPLADNGRIWLLSPGAGQDGTIAPGEISESAQTAGLVQTTATRLGQWQGSCLVARGYTKK; this comes from the coding sequence ATGACGGTCCTGGAAGTCGGCTGGGACGACGATTGTGACAGCAGCATCTCGGAGTCGATCGAGGCGGCCATCGGCGAGGAACTCCTCGACGAAGAGACCGACGACCTCTGCGACGTTGTCCTCCTCTGGTGGCGCGAAGACGACGGCGACCTCGTCGACGGACTCGTCGACTCCCTCCGCCCGCTGGCCGACAACGGCCGCATCTGGCTCCTGAGCCCGGGCGCCGGCCAGGACGGCACCATCGCCCCCGGCGAGATCTCCGAATCCGCCCAGACCGCCGGCCTCGTCCAGACCACCGCCACCCGCCTCGGCCAGTGGCAGGGCAGCTGCCTCGTCGCCCGCGGCTACACCAAGAAGTAG
- the aceE gene encoding pyruvate dehydrogenase (acetyl-transferring), homodimeric type — MAEDRNANGASSDSNFPLIRDGVASYLNDSDPEETREWMDSLDGLLSETSPERARYLMLRLLERATAKRVPLPNLTSTDFVNTIPTTMEPEFPGDEEMEKRYRRWMRWNAAIMVHRAQRPEIGVGGHISTYAGAAPLYEVGFNHFFRGKDHPGGGDHIFFQGHASPGIYARAFLEGRLSEDDLDGFRQEVSRGPGNGIPSYPHPHGMKDFWEFPTVSMGLGPMDAIYQARFNRYLHNRGIKDTSEQHVWAFLGDGEMDEPESRGLIQHAALNNLDNLTFVVNCNLQRLDGPVRGNTQIIQELESFFLGAGWNVIKVIWGREWDALLEKDQDGALVTVMNTTPDGDYQTFKANDGAYVREHFFGRDERTLKLVEDMTDEEIWALPRGGHDYRKVYAAYQRAMETKDKPTVILAFTIKGYGLGHNFEGRNATHQMKKLTADDLKAFRDKQGIPISDEELEKDPYLPPYYHPGEDSEEIRYMQARRKELGGYVPTRREEYTPLPVPELDKLRSVRKGSGKQEVATTMALVRTFKELMRDKTLGERIVPIIPDEARTFGMDSWFPTLKIYNPHGQNYVPVDHDLMLSYREATDGQILHEGINEAGSVASFIAAGTSYATHGEAMVPLYIFYSMFGFQRTGDGIWAAADQMTRGFLIGATAGRTTLTGEGLQHMDGHSQILASTNPGVVSYDPAFAYEVAHLLREGIDRMYGEGRGEDVIYYFTVYNEPTHQPAEPEDLDVDGLHKGIYLYSTADDIEANGHEASILASGIGMQAALEAQQLLASEYNVQANVFSVTSWVELARDGAAKNKAQLRDPGAEVEVPFATKQLNQVDGETYVAVSDFATDLQEQIRAYVPGQYIVLGTDGFGFSDTRPAARRYFNTDAESVVVAVLMGLAREGKMDMSVAAEAAKKYHLDDPTKA, encoded by the coding sequence ATGGCAGAAGACCGGAACGCGAACGGCGCGTCGAGCGACTCCAATTTCCCGTTGATCCGCGACGGCGTCGCCTCGTACCTCAATGACTCCGATCCGGAGGAGACCCGCGAGTGGATGGATTCGCTGGACGGGTTGCTCTCGGAGACTTCGCCTGAGCGCGCGCGTTATCTCATGCTGCGGCTGCTCGAGCGGGCGACCGCCAAGCGTGTGCCGCTGCCGAACCTGACGTCGACGGACTTCGTCAACACGATCCCCACCACGATGGAGCCGGAGTTCCCGGGTGATGAGGAGATGGAGAAGCGTTACCGCCGCTGGATGCGCTGGAACGCGGCGATCATGGTGCACCGGGCGCAGCGCCCGGAGATCGGAGTGGGTGGCCACATCTCCACCTACGCCGGTGCCGCCCCGCTGTATGAGGTCGGTTTCAACCACTTCTTCCGCGGTAAGGACCACCCGGGCGGCGGTGACCACATCTTCTTCCAGGGTCATGCCTCCCCCGGTATTTACGCCCGCGCGTTCCTGGAGGGTCGTCTGAGCGAGGATGACCTGGACGGTTTCCGCCAGGAGGTCTCGCGTGGTCCGGGCAACGGCATTCCGTCGTACCCGCACCCGCACGGGATGAAGGATTTCTGGGAGTTCCCCACCGTGTCCATGGGCCTGGGCCCGATGGATGCGATCTACCAGGCGCGCTTCAACCGTTACCTGCACAACCGCGGCATCAAGGACACCTCCGAGCAGCACGTGTGGGCGTTCCTCGGTGACGGTGAGATGGATGAGCCGGAGTCCCGTGGCCTCATCCAGCATGCGGCGCTGAACAACCTGGACAACCTGACCTTCGTGGTCAACTGCAACCTGCAGCGTCTGGATGGCCCGGTGCGCGGTAACACGCAGATCATCCAGGAGCTGGAGTCCTTCTTCCTGGGTGCGGGCTGGAACGTCATCAAGGTGATCTGGGGCCGCGAGTGGGATGCGCTGCTGGAGAAGGACCAGGACGGCGCTCTGGTGACCGTCATGAACACCACTCCGGACGGCGATTACCAGACCTTCAAGGCCAATGACGGCGCGTACGTGCGTGAGCACTTCTTCGGCCGCGATGAGCGCACCCTCAAGCTGGTCGAGGACATGACCGACGAGGAGATCTGGGCGCTGCCGCGTGGTGGCCATGACTACCGCAAGGTCTATGCCGCCTACCAGCGTGCGATGGAGACCAAGGACAAGCCGACGGTCATCCTGGCGTTCACCATCAAGGGCTACGGCCTGGGGCACAACTTCGAGGGTCGTAACGCGACCCACCAGATGAAGAAGCTCACGGCTGATGATCTCAAGGCGTTCCGCGACAAGCAGGGTATCCCGATCTCCGATGAGGAGCTGGAGAAGGATCCCTACCTGCCGCCGTACTACCACCCCGGTGAGGATTCCGAGGAGATCAGGTACATGCAGGCCCGCCGCAAGGAGCTGGGCGGCTACGTGCCCACGCGTCGCGAGGAGTACACCCCGCTGCCGGTGCCGGAGCTGGACAAGCTGCGCTCGGTCCGGAAGGGCTCGGGTAAGCAGGAGGTCGCCACCACCATGGCGCTGGTGCGTACCTTCAAGGAGCTCATGCGGGACAAGACCCTGGGTGAGCGCATCGTGCCGATCATCCCGGATGAGGCCCGTACCTTCGGTATGGATTCCTGGTTCCCGACGCTGAAGATCTACAACCCGCACGGCCAGAACTACGTGCCGGTCGACCATGACCTCATGCTCTCCTACCGGGAGGCCACGGACGGTCAGATCCTGCACGAGGGCATCAACGAGGCAGGTTCGGTCGCGTCCTTCATCGCCGCCGGCACGTCCTACGCCACCCACGGCGAGGCAATGGTTCCGCTGTACATCTTCTACTCGATGTTCGGTTTCCAGCGCACCGGCGACGGCATCTGGGCGGCCGCCGACCAGATGACCCGTGGTTTCCTCATCGGTGCCACCGCGGGCCGCACCACCCTGACGGGTGAGGGCCTGCAGCACATGGACGGCCACTCCCAGATCCTGGCGTCGACGAACCCGGGTGTCGTCTCCTACGACCCGGCGTTCGCCTACGAGGTCGCGCACCTGCTGCGCGAGGGCATTGACCGCATGTACGGCGAGGGCCGCGGCGAGGACGTCATCTACTACTTCACCGTGTACAACGAGCCGACCCATCAGCCGGCCGAGCCGGAGGATCTGGACGTCGATGGCCTGCACAAGGGCATCTACCTCTACTCCACGGCCGACGACATCGAGGCGAACGGACATGAGGCCTCCATCCTCGCGTCCGGTATCGGCATGCAGGCCGCACTCGAGGCACAGCAGCTGCTGGCCTCCGAGTACAACGTCCAGGCCAACGTCTTCTCCGTCACCTCCTGGGTCGAGCTGGCCCGCGACGGTGCCGCGAAGAACAAGGCGCAGCTGCGTGATCCGGGTGCAGAGGTCGAGGTGCCGTTCGCCACGAAGCAGCTCAACCAGGTCGACGGTGAGACCTACGTCGCGGTCTCCGACTTCGCCACGGACCTGCAGGAGCAGATCCGCGCCTACGTCCCGGGCCAGTACATCGTCCTGGGCACCGACGGCTTCGGCTTCTCGGACACCCGTCCGGCCGCCCGCCGGTACTTCAACACCGACGCCGAGTCCGTCGTCGTCGCCGTCCTCATGGGCCTGGCCCGCGAGGGCAAGATGGACATGTCGGTCGCCGCCGAGGCAGCCAAGAAGTACCACCTCGACGACCCGACCAAGGCCTAA
- a CDS encoding SRPBCC domain-containing protein gives MQFTYVTYIFGTTPQRVYRALTERADYDAYLGTTGPQSTWAVGEKVFWKSLPEGDFEDLGQEVLEADPGVALAYTWYGVQPAHRRFFASDAAFAASQSERSVVRFSLIDDPELAAVRLHLTHEGFDSADSVMLDRVSEGWPKIVSALKTWLESPKAPQE, from the coding sequence ATGCAGTTCACCTACGTCACCTACATCTTCGGCACGACACCGCAGCGGGTCTACCGGGCGCTGACGGAACGCGCGGACTATGACGCCTACCTGGGCACCACCGGCCCGCAGTCGACGTGGGCCGTCGGCGAGAAGGTGTTCTGGAAGTCCCTGCCCGAGGGCGATTTCGAGGACCTCGGCCAGGAGGTGCTCGAGGCCGATCCGGGCGTCGCGCTGGCGTACACGTGGTACGGCGTCCAGCCGGCGCATCGCCGGTTCTTTGCTTCGGATGCTGCGTTCGCGGCGTCGCAAAGCGAGCGCAGCGTCGTGCGGTTCTCGCTTATCGACGACCCCGAGCTCGCCGCCGTCCGCCTCCACCTCACCCATGAGGGTTTCGACTCCGCCGATTCCGTCATGCTCGACCGCGTGTCCGAGGGGTGGCCTAAGATCGTGTCCGCGCTGAAAACCTGGCTGGAAAGCCCGAAAGCCCCGCAGGAGTAG
- a CDS encoding DUF1707 SHOCT-like domain-containing protein, with the protein MSTFPTRKPSDQDREQLQADLTRLVGAGRLQFDEFDQLMDVVWSTQDKSVLERIRSQYLTYQGPQTPNYSSPQPPQPPAQYPPAGFQQPVPMAQPGAQHHAVPIAGQPVSSTMGTVRRTGNWLVPAHSTFKISGSALHLDLRQANAASPECVFDITANMSTVEIIVPPGVYVENRMKDFMSSVDVQTTQPAPGAPRVILTGSSRGSSVRVITRQAPDTRSLWDRFFGV; encoded by the coding sequence ATGAGCACGTTCCCCACCCGGAAGCCGTCCGATCAGGACCGCGAGCAGCTCCAGGCGGACCTCACCCGCCTCGTCGGCGCCGGCCGCCTCCAGTTCGACGAGTTCGACCAGCTCATGGACGTCGTGTGGTCCACGCAGGACAAGTCGGTGCTCGAGCGCATCCGCTCCCAGTACCTCACGTACCAAGGCCCCCAGACCCCGAACTACTCCTCCCCGCAGCCGCCCCAGCCGCCCGCCCAGTACCCGCCGGCCGGCTTCCAGCAGCCCGTCCCCATGGCCCAGCCCGGCGCCCAGCACCACGCCGTCCCCATTGCAGGCCAGCCCGTCTCCTCCACCATGGGAACCGTCCGTCGCACCGGCAACTGGCTCGTCCCCGCCCACTCCACCTTCAAGATCTCCGGCTCCGCGCTCCACCTGGACCTCCGGCAGGCCAACGCCGCCTCACCCGAGTGCGTCTTCGACATCACCGCCAACATGTCCACCGTGGAGATCATCGTCCCGCCCGGCGTCTACGTGGAGAACCGGATGAAGGACTTCATGTCCTCCGTCGACGTCCAGACCACCCAGCCCGCCCCCGGTGCCCCACGCGTCATCCTCACCGGCTCGTCCCGCGGCTCCAGCGTGCGCGTGATCACCCGGCAGGCGCCGGACACCCGGAGCCTGTGGGACCGGTTCTTCGGGGTTTAG